From the genome of Phycisphaerae bacterium, one region includes:
- a CDS encoding heavy-metal-associated domain-containing protein produces MATSTPTTTHTVLRAEGFSCPSCVAKIEKQVGRLKGVKNVKVHFASARIEVDHDNERTSVDDLVAAIAKAGYKAAPSAF; encoded by the coding sequence ATGGCCACCTCCACCCCCACCACCACTCACACGGTCCTTAGGGCGGAGGGATTCTCCTGCCCGTCGTGCGTGGCGAAGATCGAGAAGCAGGTCGGGCGACTCAAGGGTGTCAAGAACGTGAAGGTCCACTTCGCCTCCGCCCGCATCGAGGTCGACCATGACAACGAGCGCACCTCCGTGGATGACCTCGTCGCCGCCATCGCCAAAGCCGGCTACAAGGCCGCACCGTCTGCCTTCTGA